A DNA window from Planctomycetota bacterium contains the following coding sequences:
- the otsB gene encoding trehalose-phosphatase, whose protein sequence is MSGVPEEIVGGLARTPILLVACDFDGTLADIVDRPADARARAEALDALRRLAALPRTEVAVISGRALADLRPRLTDIGDVHVVGGHGAEWTDGPPVDGARAAHIFDALRPLERRFPGTLVEYKPAGPAVHYRHVEPARHAEFLDAARAMSVELGASRLREGLLVVEFSAVSTDKGGALTHLRRRSGASGVIFIGDDRTDEDAFATLSPPHVGVKVGEGPSIAPLRVAGVQEVAVLLNGLARARAREAALTGSVPIDAHAMLSDQRSLALIEPGGGVAWLGAPRADSPPIFSSIVAGARGGAFTVRPAGEGASGAPGADAQTYDGESFIARTRLGAITIVDYFDCTGGRAFQRAGRTDFFRHVEGAGKIRLTFAPRLDFGRTPTRLRATDNGLIVEGGADPLSLRAPGIAWSIEPDGQHHTAHAEIDLPSDGLTLELRIGSTATIPSTGGELARRQTTRQFWTGWANTLKYSGPHEALVRRSALVMKALCHGPTGAILAAGTTSLPEQLGGLRNWDYRYCWVRDGAMAAGALVRLGSTGHAMKFLDWLLGVVDQLEHPERLRPIYTVGGNELGAEGELPELPGYAESRPVRVGNGAGHQVQLDVFGPVADLIAQVAEAGAPVTPDHGRLLDAMVESVARRWNEPDNGIWEVRGPLRHHVHSRTVCWHAINRAIAARRALGEPARPREAELRDQIREDVLAHGYNARVGAFTAAYGSDDLDAACLLTGLTGLIAPDDERFVSTVRVVERGLRRNDGVMRYVYDDGLPGNEGVFHLCTGWLIEALHAIGERERARSLLDAYAAQAGPLGLYSEERDVRFGVALGNYPQAYSHLALINAACRLSRDA, encoded by the coding sequence GTGAGCGGAGTGCCAGAGGAGATCGTCGGCGGGCTGGCGCGCACGCCCATCCTGCTCGTCGCGTGCGATTTCGACGGCACGCTCGCCGACATCGTCGATCGACCCGCCGACGCACGCGCCCGCGCGGAGGCGCTCGACGCCCTGCGCCGCCTGGCGGCCCTGCCCCGCACCGAGGTCGCCGTCATCTCCGGACGCGCCCTCGCGGACCTGCGCCCGCGCCTCACGGACATCGGCGATGTCCACGTCGTGGGCGGGCACGGGGCCGAGTGGACCGACGGCCCGCCGGTCGACGGCGCCCGTGCCGCGCACATCTTCGACGCGCTCCGCCCGCTGGAGCGGCGTTTCCCCGGCACGCTCGTGGAGTACAAGCCGGCCGGGCCGGCGGTGCACTATCGGCACGTCGAACCCGCGCGCCACGCCGAGTTCTTGGACGCGGCGCGGGCGATGAGCGTCGAGCTCGGCGCGTCACGCCTGCGCGAGGGGCTGCTCGTCGTCGAGTTCTCCGCCGTCTCGACCGACAAGGGCGGCGCGCTGACGCACCTGCGCCGGCGCAGCGGCGCGAGCGGGGTGATCTTCATCGGCGACGACCGCACCGACGAGGACGCCTTCGCGACCCTCTCCCCGCCGCACGTGGGCGTGAAGGTCGGCGAGGGCCCCAGCATCGCGCCGCTGCGCGTCGCGGGCGTGCAGGAGGTCGCGGTGCTTCTGAACGGGCTGGCGCGCGCCCGGGCGCGCGAGGCGGCGCTGACGGGCAGTGTGCCGATCGACGCGCACGCGATGCTCTCCGACCAGCGCTCGCTGGCGCTGATCGAGCCGGGGGGCGGGGTGGCGTGGCTGGGGGCGCCGCGCGCCGATTCGCCCCCGATCTTCAGTTCGATCGTCGCGGGCGCGCGCGGGGGGGCGTTCACGGTCCGCCCGGCGGGCGAGGGGGCGTCCGGGGCTCCGGGCGCCGATGCGCAGACGTACGACGGCGAGTCGTTCATCGCCCGCACCCGGCTGGGCGCGATCACGATCGTGGACTACTTCGACTGCACCGGCGGGCGGGCGTTCCAGCGGGCCGGACGGACCGATTTCTTCCGGCACGTCGAGGGCGCGGGGAAGATCCGCCTGACGTTCGCGCCGCGCCTGGACTTCGGGCGCACGCCCACGCGCCTGCGTGCGACCGACAACGGTCTGATCGTGGAGGGCGGCGCCGACCCGCTGTCCCTCCGCGCCCCGGGCATCGCCTGGTCCATCGAGCCCGACGGGCAGCACCACACCGCCCACGCCGAGATCGATCTCCCCTCCGACGGGCTCACGCTCGAGCTGCGCATCGGTTCGACCGCGACCATCCCCAGCACCGGGGGCGAACTCGCGCGGCGTCAGACCACGCGCCAGTTCTGGACGGGCTGGGCCAACACGCTCAAGTACAGCGGCCCGCACGAGGCGCTCGTCCGGCGCAGCGCCCTGGTCATGAAGGCGCTCTGCCACGGGCCGACGGGCGCGATCCTCGCCGCCGGAACGACGAGCCTGCCCGAGCAACTGGGGGGCCTGCGCAACTGGGACTACCGCTACTGCTGGGTGCGCGACGGCGCGATGGCGGCGGGAGCGCTGGTGCGGCTTGGTTCCACCGGGCACGCGATGAAGTTCCTGGACTGGCTGCTGGGCGTCGTGGATCAGCTCGAGCACCCCGAGCGCCTGCGCCCGATCTACACGGTCGGGGGGAACGAACTGGGCGCGGAGGGTGAACTGCCCGAGCTGCCCGGGTACGCGGAGAGCCGCCCGGTGCGGGTGGGCAACGGCGCGGGGCACCAGGTGCAGCTCGACGTGTTCGGGCCGGTGGCCGACCTCATCGCGCAGGTCGCCGAGGCGGGCGCGCCGGTGACGCCCGACCACGGGCGCCTGCTCGACGCGATGGTGGAGTCCGTCGCGCGCCGGTGGAACGAGCCCGACAACGGCATCTGGGAGGTTCGCGGCCCGCTGCGCCACCACGTGCACTCGCGCACGGTGTGCTGGCACGCGATCAACCGGGCGATCGCCGCCCGTCGCGCGCTGGGCGAGCCCGCCCGCCCGCGCGAGGCCGAACTGCGCGACCAGATCCGCGAGGACGTGCTCGCGCACGGGTACAACGCCCGCGTCGGGGCGTTCACGGCGGCGTACGGCTCGGACGATCTCGACGCCGCGTGCCTGCTCACCGGGCTCACCGGGCTCATCGCGCCCGACGACGAGCGGTTCGTCTCGACCGTGCGCGTGGTGGAGCGCGGGCTGCGCCGCAACGACGGCGTCATGCGCTACGTCTACGACGACGGGCTGCCCGGGAACGAGGGCGTGTTCCACCTGTGCACGGGCTGGCTCATCGAGGCGCTGCACGCCATCGGCGAGCGCGAGCGCGCCCGGTCGCTGCTCGACGCGTACGCGGCGCAGGCCGGCCCGCTGGGGCTGTACAGCGAAGAGCGCGACGTGCGGTTCGGCGTCGCGCTGGGGAACTACCCGCAGGCGTACTCGCACCTGGCGCTCATCAACGCCGCGTGCCGCCTGTCGCGCGACGCGTAG
- the carB gene encoding carbamoyl-phosphate synthase large subunit — MPKRTDLSTILVLGSGPIVIGQGCEFDYSGTQACKALKAEGYRIVLVNSNPATIMTDPQFSDRTYIEPITPEAVRKIIEKEHARGTRIDAILPTLGGQTALNCACALWDDGTLREFGIEMIGANREVIHRAEDRQTFKEIVTGLGLAMPRARTVQTLEEAEAFLLEIGLPAIIRPAFTLGGTGGGIAYNREEFRDIVQRGLAASMIRQVQIDQSVIGWKEFELEVVRDRTDNCIIVCGIENIDPMGVHTGDSITVAPILTLTDKEYQAMRDAAFAIMRAVGVETGGSNVQFAVNPDPAPGPDGTRPFEMVVVEMNPRVSRSSALASKATGFPIAKIAAKLAIGYTLDELKNDITGTTSACFEPAIDYVVTKIPRWTFEKFPEADETLTTQMKSVGEVMAIGRTFKESFQKAIRSLDVKRYGLGLDRNDKWLAAMRAVEHDQLVLDVMGPGAAPARRGEQPAAPHDGAHSPTGLRTADGQPIEWPIPLDKLSRKLSVPSQGRIYYIRYAFKMGWSVERVRALTRIDPFFLEQIRELVEFEDTLCDSKSLDDVPAEVLFRAKQMGYSDAQLANLYLGSLTTDTILQVRARRRALGVEPVFKLVDTCAAEFEAVTPYYYSTYERGIRRASGAPGASADDEIRLTERPKVVILGGGPNRVGQGIEFDYCCCHAAFAAKELGFESVMINCNPETVSTDYDTSDLLFFEPLTLEDTLNVIERLGGGRGLVRGTIVQFGGQTPLNLAKGLVGAGVPIIGTSLDSIDRAEDRKRFDEVLSRLGLSRPPAGMARSLDEAVREAKRIGYPVLLRPSYVLGGRGMEICPDERALLSFITTALESSGMDEAPVLIDKFLAGATEVDVDVVADFREGPGSGEAPGSRGSLHTPVAVVCGVMEQIEHAGIHSGDSACTLPPASLPPAIITRIESLARDMARELRVCGLMNLQLAIKDGEIFVLEVNPRASRTVPFVSKVTHTPWPAIAAKCMMGAPLSGVPGLPGPAKPGAAPSYWAVKESVFPFGKFPGVDVVLGPEMRSTGEVMGIDASLPIAFAKSQMGAGQRLPTDPAKGAVFVSVREQDRASIVDPVRLLIDQGFTVYATDGTAAYLAAHGVSPRVLQKIGAGARPNVLDLMHNGQIALIINTPTRTGWQTDEGRIRSTAVRLNIPMISTTTAAAAAARAIEATRARGWDVAALQDYAPPRAATLVEPVLRPAGSAR; from the coding sequence ATGCCCAAACGCACCGACCTCTCGACCATCCTCGTCCTCGGCTCTGGACCCATCGTGATCGGGCAGGGGTGCGAGTTCGACTACTCGGGCACGCAGGCGTGCAAGGCCCTCAAGGCCGAGGGCTACCGGATCGTGCTGGTGAACAGCAACCCGGCGACGATCATGACCGATCCGCAGTTCAGCGATCGGACGTACATCGAGCCCATCACCCCGGAGGCGGTCCGCAAGATCATCGAGAAGGAGCACGCCCGCGGGACGCGGATCGACGCGATCCTGCCGACGCTGGGCGGACAGACGGCCCTCAACTGCGCCTGTGCGTTGTGGGACGACGGCACGCTGCGCGAGTTCGGGATCGAGATGATCGGGGCGAACCGCGAGGTGATCCACCGGGCCGAGGACCGCCAGACGTTCAAGGAGATCGTGACCGGGCTGGGGCTGGCGATGCCCCGGGCCCGCACCGTGCAGACGCTGGAAGAGGCCGAGGCGTTCCTGCTGGAGATCGGGCTGCCGGCGATCATCCGCCCGGCGTTCACGCTGGGGGGCACGGGCGGGGGCATCGCGTACAACCGCGAGGAGTTCCGCGACATCGTGCAGCGGGGCCTGGCCGCCAGCATGATCCGCCAGGTGCAGATCGACCAGAGCGTAATCGGCTGGAAGGAGTTCGAGCTCGAGGTGGTGCGCGACCGCACCGACAACTGCATCATCGTCTGCGGCATCGAGAACATCGACCCGATGGGCGTGCACACGGGCGACTCGATCACCGTCGCGCCGATCCTGACGCTGACGGACAAGGAATACCAGGCGATGCGCGACGCCGCGTTCGCGATCATGCGGGCGGTGGGCGTGGAGACCGGCGGGAGCAACGTGCAGTTCGCCGTGAACCCGGACCCCGCGCCCGGGCCCGACGGGACGCGCCCCTTCGAGATGGTCGTCGTCGAGATGAACCCGCGCGTCTCGCGCAGCAGCGCGCTCGCGAGCAAGGCGACGGGGTTCCCCATCGCGAAGATCGCCGCGAAGCTCGCGATCGGCTACACGCTCGACGAGCTGAAGAACGACATCACGGGCACGACGAGCGCGTGCTTCGAGCCGGCGATCGACTACGTCGTCACGAAGATCCCGCGCTGGACGTTCGAGAAGTTCCCCGAGGCCGACGAGACGCTCACCACGCAGATGAAGTCCGTCGGCGAGGTGATGGCCATCGGGCGCACCTTCAAGGAGAGCTTCCAGAAGGCGATCCGCTCGCTCGATGTCAAACGCTACGGGCTCGGGCTCGACCGCAACGACAAGTGGCTCGCGGCGATGCGCGCGGTCGAGCACGACCAGCTCGTGCTCGACGTGATGGGCCCGGGCGCCGCCCCCGCACGCCGGGGCGAGCAGCCCGCGGCCCCGCACGACGGCGCCCACAGCCCCACGGGCCTGCGCACCGCCGACGGCCAGCCCATCGAGTGGCCCATCCCGCTCGACAAGCTCTCGCGCAAGCTGAGCGTGCCCAGCCAGGGGCGGATCTACTACATCCGCTACGCGTTCAAGATGGGCTGGTCGGTCGAGCGCGTGCGGGCGCTCACGCGGATCGACCCGTTCTTCCTCGAGCAGATCCGCGAGCTCGTGGAGTTCGAGGACACGCTGTGCGACTCCAAGTCGCTCGACGACGTGCCCGCCGAGGTGCTCTTCCGCGCCAAGCAGATGGGGTACAGCGACGCGCAGCTCGCGAACCTGTACCTGGGCTCGCTGACGACGGACACGATCCTGCAGGTGCGGGCGCGCCGTCGCGCGCTGGGCGTCGAGCCGGTGTTCAAGCTGGTCGACACGTGCGCCGCGGAGTTCGAGGCCGTCACGCCGTATTACTACAGCACGTACGAGCGGGGCATCCGGCGTGCGTCGGGGGCGCCCGGCGCGAGCGCGGACGACGAGATCCGCCTGACCGAGCGTCCCAAGGTGGTGATCCTGGGGGGCGGGCCCAACCGCGTGGGGCAGGGGATCGAGTTCGACTACTGCTGCTGTCACGCCGCCTTCGCCGCGAAGGAGCTCGGCTTCGAAAGCGTGATGATCAACTGCAACCCCGAGACGGTCAGCACCGACTACGACACGAGCGACCTGCTCTTCTTCGAGCCCCTCACGCTCGAGGACACGCTGAACGTGATCGAGCGGCTGGGCGGGGGGCGCGGGCTGGTGCGCGGCACGATCGTGCAGTTCGGCGGGCAGACGCCCCTCAACCTCGCGAAGGGCCTGGTCGGCGCGGGCGTCCCGATCATCGGCACGAGCCTGGACTCGATCGACCGCGCCGAGGACCGCAAGCGGTTCGACGAGGTGCTCTCGCGCCTCGGGTTGTCGCGTCCGCCCGCGGGCATGGCGCGCTCGCTCGACGAGGCCGTGCGCGAGGCCAAGCGCATCGGCTACCCCGTGCTCCTCCGCCCGAGTTACGTGCTGGGCGGGCGCGGCATGGAGATCTGCCCCGACGAGCGGGCGCTGCTCAGCTTCATCACGACCGCGCTCGAATCCAGCGGCATGGACGAGGCGCCCGTGCTCATCGACAAGTTCCTCGCCGGCGCCACCGAGGTCGATGTCGACGTCGTCGCCGACTTCCGCGAGGGACCGGGCTCGGGCGAGGCGCCCGGCTCGCGGGGAAGCCTCCACACGCCCGTCGCGGTGGTCTGCGGCGTGATGGAGCAGATCGAGCACGCGGGCATCCACTCGGGCGACTCGGCGTGCACGCTGCCCCCCGCGTCGCTCCCGCCGGCGATCATCACGCGGATCGAGTCGCTCGCGCGCGACATGGCGCGCGAGCTGCGCGTCTGCGGGCTGATGAACCTGCAACTGGCGATCAAGGACGGGGAGATCTTCGTGCTCGAGGTCAACCCCCGCGCGAGCCGCACCGTGCCCTTCGTGAGCAAGGTGACGCACACGCCCTGGCCGGCGATCGCGGCCAAGTGCATGATGGGCGCGCCGCTGTCGGGCGTGCCGGGGTTGCCGGGGCCCGCCAAGCCCGGCGCCGCGCCCTCGTACTGGGCGGTGAAGGAGTCGGTCTTCCCGTTCGGCAAGTTCCCGGGCGTCGACGTCGTGCTCGGGCCGGAGATGCGCAGCACGGGCGAGGTGATGGGCATCGACGCGAGCCTGCCCATCGCCTTCGCCAAGAGCCAGATGGGCGCCGGGCAGCGGCTTCCCACCGACCCCGCCAAGGGCGCCGTCTTCGTCTCGGTGCGCGAGCAGGACCGCGCGTCCATCGTCGACCCCGTGCGCCTGCTCATCGACCAGGGCTTCACGGTGTACGCGACCGACGGGACGGCGGCGTACCTCGCGGCGCACGGCGTCTCGCCGCGGGTGCTGCAGAAGATCGGCGCGGGGGCGCGCCCGAACGTGCTCGACCTCATGCACAACGGGCAGATCGCGCTCATCATCAACACGCCGACGCGGACGGGCTGGCAGACCGACGAGGGACGCATCCGCTCCACCGCCGTGCGGCTCAACATCCCGATGATCTCGACCACCACCGCCGCCGCCGCCGCCGCCCGCGCGATCGAGGCGACCCGGGCCCGCGGGTGGGACGTGGCGGCGTTGCAGGACTACGCGCCGCCCCGTGCCGCCACGCTCGTGGAGCCCGTGCTCCGCCCCGCCGGGTCGGCGCGGTAG
- a CDS encoding type 1 glutamine amidotransferase, with protein sequence MNIVVLQHSDLGRPGRLGATLRDHGFRLDIRRPDLHPPGSPRGVPGDLDNVHGLVLLGGPQNVTDIANYPWMQAEAALIRRAHERAVPLIGICLGAQLIAHALGGVVAPREKPALGMYPLSISTAGQTDVLLAGIAWSSPQFFTCGQEVRTPPAGATLLASARGTPHAMFRVGLRTFASLAHFECDRPMLDAFLASGRGMLPGAGITESEVRVQLDQEYEAYARLSDRLCVNLATYLFPASIRLTA encoded by the coding sequence ATGAACATCGTCGTGCTCCAGCACAGTGACCTCGGGCGACCCGGCCGGCTCGGCGCCACCCTCCGCGACCACGGGTTCCGTCTCGACATTCGCCGTCCGGACCTGCACCCCCCGGGCTCGCCGCGGGGCGTCCCGGGCGATCTCGACAACGTGCACGGGCTCGTGCTGCTCGGCGGGCCGCAGAACGTCACGGACATCGCCAACTACCCGTGGATGCAGGCGGAGGCGGCGTTGATCAGGCGGGCGCACGAGCGTGCGGTGCCGCTGATCGGCATCTGCCTGGGGGCGCAGCTCATCGCCCACGCGCTGGGGGGCGTGGTGGCGCCGCGCGAGAAGCCGGCGCTGGGCATGTACCCGCTGAGCATCTCGACCGCGGGCCAGACGGACGTGCTGCTGGCGGGCATCGCGTGGAGCAGCCCGCAGTTCTTCACGTGCGGGCAGGAAGTCCGCACGCCCCCGGCGGGCGCGACGCTGCTGGCCTCGGCGCGCGGCACGCCCCACGCGATGTTCCGGGTGGGCCTGCGCACGTTCGCGAGCCTGGCGCACTTCGAGTGCGACCGTCCGATGCTCGACGCGTTCCTGGCCAGCGGGCGAGGGATGCTGCCCGGCGCGGGGATCACCGAGAGCGAGGTGCGCGTGCAGCTCGACCAGGAGTACGAGGCGTACGCGCGCCTCTCGGACCGCCTGTGCGTGAACCTCGCGACCTACCTGTTCCCCGCGTCGATCCGGCTGACGGCCTGA
- a CDS encoding sigma-70 family RNA polymerase sigma factor: MNHPPPGGSAERPRGGSPSDDLASDARRAAAGDPDAFQRAHDRLAPGLRRLFGTRSRDRALVEDLCQRTWSAAWEACTQGRYDPDRAALSTFVYAIAHHMWLRHLRGASRPGGAPLPDLPGDDAGSSTDAAHLSGALQCVREAMDGRAGDLSEQERWVLRLAGEGATDRTIAERLRISPSTAHQARKSAVAKLRRLLARRGYRDESDERPGPQAEQLSGGSP, from the coding sequence ATGAATCACCCGCCCCCCGGAGGTTCCGCCGAGCGCCCGCGGGGAGGTTCCCCGTCGGACGATCTCGCGTCGGACGCCCGCCGGGCCGCGGCGGGAGACCCCGACGCCTTCCAGCGCGCCCACGACCGGCTCGCCCCGGGGCTGCGCCGGCTGTTCGGCACGCGCTCGCGGGATCGTGCGCTGGTCGAGGATCTCTGCCAGCGGACGTGGAGCGCCGCGTGGGAAGCGTGCACGCAGGGGCGGTACGACCCCGACCGGGCCGCCCTCTCGACGTTCGTGTACGCCATCGCCCACCACATGTGGCTGCGACACCTGCGGGGCGCCTCGCGCCCCGGGGGCGCGCCCCTGCCCGACCTTCCCGGCGACGACGCGGGATCCTCGACGGACGCGGCCCACCTCTCCGGTGCCCTTCAGTGCGTCCGGGAAGCCATGGACGGACGCGCGGGCGACCTCTCCGAACAGGAACGCTGGGTGCTCCGCCTCGCCGGCGAGGGCGCGACGGACCGAACGATCGCCGAGCGCCTGCGGATCTCGCCCAGCACGGCCCACCAGGCCCGCAAGAGCGCGGTCGCGAAACTCCGGCGCCTGCTGGCCCGCCGGGGGTATCGCGACGAATCCGACGAGCGCCCCGGGCCCCAGGCCGAACAACTCAGCGGAGGCTCGCCATGA
- a CDS encoding ATP-dependent Clp protease proteolytic subunit, whose product MSGYLVPIVIEKSAKGERAYDIYSRLLKDRIVFLGGPVNDDIANLIVAQMLFLANEDPKNDIHLYVNSPGGSVSAGLSIIDTMKFVQCDVSTYIIGQAASMGSIIAACGTKGKRYTLPNARNLMHQPLLGGVMEGQATDIEIEAREMLRIRDRLYRIYADASGQPLDRIALDCDRNKWLDEREMLDYGLVDKILTRMPMIKTSPQPDVDG is encoded by the coding sequence ATGTCCGGATACCTGGTTCCCATCGTCATCGAGAAGTCGGCCAAGGGCGAGCGCGCGTACGACATCTACTCGCGCCTGCTCAAGGACCGCATCGTGTTCCTCGGCGGGCCCGTGAACGACGACATCGCCAACCTCATCGTTGCGCAGATGCTCTTCCTCGCCAACGAGGACCCCAAGAACGACATTCACCTGTACGTGAACTCGCCCGGCGGGTCGGTCTCGGCGGGGCTGTCGATCATCGACACCATGAAGTTCGTGCAGTGCGACGTCTCGACGTACATCATCGGGCAGGCCGCCTCGATGGGCTCGATCATCGCCGCGTGCGGCACGAAGGGCAAGCGCTACACGCTGCCCAACGCCCGCAACCTGATGCACCAGCCGCTGCTGGGGGGCGTCATGGAGGGACAGGCGACGGACATCGAGATCGAGGCGCGCGAGATGCTCCGCATCCGCGACCGCCTCTACCGCATCTACGCCGACGCCTCCGGCCAGCCGCTGGACCGCATCGCGCTGGACTGCGACCGCAACAAGTGGCTCGACGAGCGCGAGATGCTGGACTACGGGCTGGTCGACAAGATCCTGACCCGGATGCCCATGATCAAGACCTCGCCCCAGCCCGACGTCGACGGCTGA
- a CDS encoding ATP-dependent Clp protease proteolytic subunit, with translation MPAASVTYQRTREMTIDELLLENRIVFLIGEINQGSAARVMMQMLYLDNTGRGKDINLYINSPGGAVDDTLAIYDTMRFLASPISTYCLGRAYSGAAVLLTAGAKGRRYMLPHAKVMIHQPYGGVTGQAEDIRIQAEQILKAKAELNRILSQCTGQPVDNIQRDSERDRYFTAEEAVRYGLADEVLNEPQKSASNVIPGVR, from the coding sequence ATGCCCGCAGCCAGCGTCACGTACCAGCGCACGCGCGAGATGACGATCGACGAGCTTCTGCTTGAAAATCGGATCGTCTTCCTCATCGGCGAGATCAACCAGGGCTCCGCGGCCCGGGTGATGATGCAGATGCTGTACCTCGACAACACCGGTCGGGGCAAGGACATCAACCTGTACATCAACTCGCCCGGCGGCGCGGTGGACGACACGCTGGCGATCTACGACACGATGCGGTTCCTGGCCTCGCCGATCTCCACGTACTGCCTGGGGCGGGCATACAGCGGGGCGGCGGTGCTGCTGACGGCCGGGGCGAAGGGGCGCCGGTACATGCTCCCGCATGCGAAGGTGATGATCCACCAGCCCTACGGGGGCGTGACGGGCCAGGCCGAGGACATCCGCATCCAGGCCGAGCAGATCCTCAAGGCCAAGGCCGAGCTCAACCGCATTCTCTCGCAGTGCACGGGGCAGCCCGTGGACAACATCCAGCGCGACAGCGAGCGCGACCGGTACTTCACCGCGGAAGAGGCCGTGCGCTACGGCCTGGCGGACGAGGTCCTGAACGAGCCCCAGAAGTCGGCGTCCAACGTGATCCCCGGCGTCCGCTGA
- a CDS encoding metallophosphoesterase family protein: MPTAVISDVHANAPALKVVLGDIERRGISRIICLGDTVGYGPDPLECVDLVRARCDWALMGNHDYGVLYEPTNFNPGAESAAFWTREQFDKEPDPTLRAQRYDFLNRLKVRVVERIGPDGAEPLTAANDKSGIPLLAVHGSPRRPINEYIFPDDAVNSPDKLESIFDRVQRICFVGHTHVPGVFTDEPDFYPPAELGEGGYRFVEGEKAVINVGSVGQPRDFDPRASYVILHATHVQFVRLEYDVHATASKIKAIPQLPDWLAERLYKGQ, encoded by the coding sequence GTGCCCACCGCGGTCATCAGCGACGTTCACGCCAACGCCCCCGCGCTCAAGGTCGTCCTCGGCGACATCGAGCGCCGGGGTATCTCGCGGATCATCTGCCTCGGCGACACCGTCGGCTACGGGCCTGATCCCCTCGAGTGCGTCGACCTCGTCCGCGCCCGCTGCGACTGGGCGCTCATGGGCAACCACGACTACGGCGTGCTCTACGAGCCCACCAACTTCAACCCCGGCGCCGAATCCGCCGCCTTCTGGACGCGCGAGCAGTTCGACAAGGAGCCCGACCCCACGCTCCGGGCCCAGCGGTACGACTTCCTCAACCGCCTCAAGGTCCGCGTGGTCGAGCGCATCGGCCCGGACGGCGCCGAGCCCCTGACCGCCGCCAACGACAAGTCGGGGATCCCCCTGCTCGCGGTGCACGGCTCGCCCCGACGCCCCATCAACGAGTACATCTTCCCCGACGACGCGGTGAACTCGCCCGACAAGCTCGAGAGCATCTTCGACCGCGTGCAGCGCATCTGCTTCGTCGGGCACACGCACGTGCCGGGCGTCTTCACCGACGAGCCCGACTTCTACCCGCCGGCCGAACTGGGCGAGGGCGGGTACAGGTTCGTGGAGGGCGAAAAGGCCGTCATCAACGTCGGCAGCGTCGGCCAGCCGCGCGACTTCGACCCGCGAGCCAGCTACGTGATCCTCCACGCGACGCACGTGCAGTTCGTGCGCCTGGAGTACGACGTGCACGCGACGGCGTCCAAGATCAAGGCGATCCCGCAACTGCCCGACTGGCTGGCGGAGCGCCTGTACAAGGGGCAATGA